The following are encoded together in the Candidatus Uhrbacteria bacterium genome:
- a CDS encoding DsbA family protein: protein MSEQNDFYSGSPKTMFWFGFVTGIAVASVVGSFILIRGVAGGGSLAATRTTPPTVAPAAVPTPVAAAPSAALPPATETDWVKGDLKKAKVVLVEYSDYECPFCGRHHPTMQKIVDTYGEDVAWVYRHFPLSFHPEAQPAALAAECVGEQGGDAAFWKFTDVMFAKQTTLGTAQYEAEAAALGMDMAKFKDCVTSQKYANKINDQQADGSASGVSGTPATFVNGQMVSGAVPYAQLEQIIKAQL, encoded by the coding sequence AGCGGCTCTCCCAAGACAATGTTTTGGTTTGGGTTTGTGACGGGTATCGCCGTTGCCTCCGTGGTCGGTTCATTCATTCTTATTCGGGGTGTTGCTGGCGGCGGTTCGCTTGCGGCGACACGAACAACGCCACCAACGGTGGCTCCGGCGGCTGTGCCCACGCCTGTCGCCGCGGCTCCCTCTGCAGCGCTCCCGCCTGCAACAGAAACTGACTGGGTGAAGGGAGACTTGAAAAAGGCAAAGGTTGTTCTGGTAGAGTACTCGGATTATGAGTGTCCCTTCTGCGGACGCCACCATCCCACAATGCAGAAGATCGTGGATACCTACGGAGAAGATGTGGCGTGGGTATATCGCCACTTTCCGCTCTCGTTTCATCCGGAAGCCCAGCCAGCGGCACTGGCTGCAGAATGTGTAGGCGAGCAAGGCGGGGATGCGGCGTTTTGGAAGTTTACCGATGTCATGTTTGCGAAGCAAACTACGCTTGGGACGGCACAATACGAAGCCGAGGCGGCGGCGCTCGGCATGGACATGGCGAAGTTTAAGGATTGCGTGACGTCACAAAAATACGCGAATAAAATTAACGATCAACAGGCGGACGGATCGGCATCTGGTGTGTCGGGAACGCCTGCAACATTTGTGAACGGGCAGATGGTTTCTGGTGCGGTACCATACGCTCAGCTTGAGCAA